aagtgcagtgggaTTCTAATCTCAGTAAGGATCATGTtaaattatagcctgcgtGGCAAGCGTTTCTTGGCATTAAGTCTCAATCAGTAGAATTGAGGccatggttgtggtggtgatgatattgatgataatgttgttgataatgatgatgataatgttgttgataatgatgatgataatgttgttgataatgatgatgataatgttgttgataatgatgattataatgttgttgataatgatgattataatgtttttggtgatgatgatgattgcggGGGTGATGATTGGCTGTGGTGgttttggtgatgatgatgatattgttcGTTTGAGTTactaattatgatgatgataggtgatgatggtgcgATAGTTGTGacagtggtggtgatgttgttgatgataatgatgataaagatgctGTTTGTGGTGCtattaatggtgattaatCGGTGTTGTTGGTGATAATTATAACAGCGTCGATAATAGAATCTGACAAGCAAATACTTCTGATCATTTACATCATCAATTATGGTTTGCTAACTGACCTATCTTTTGCAAAACCTGTCCAAAGTGCCATCACATACGAGCTAAGCCCTCTCTCGACCAAGGAGTACCTGGATGCAGAATCTAGCCTTGGGTTGGGTTGCCATGGGGACCCAAACAGATACTGCAACTCATCAAAGTGTGGCACTCCAAGCCATTCAGGGAAATTCGAGAATGATGAACGATGGGAAAACTGATACATATACGTGGGGATACCAGCAGATGAAAAGGAATCGGCGGTAAGTACACTTGGGGCAAAATAAGCCATGTCTCCAAAGAGGCGAGCGATGTTTTCATACATGTTTTCTTGTGGGTTTGTATGGTTTTTGTATCTATGCAAGACTGCTTTCTTCACAATCTCACAATCCCCATATAAATGCAAATGTTGGACGATTTTCTCGAACAGTTCAAATGTCATGGGGTTTAAATCGTTAGACAAGAATTTGGCTTCGTCTTTGGTAAACCCAATCATGATTGAGGTGAGGTTATTAAATTGGTGAGTTTGTTGAAGATTTCTTGGATCGTCAGGGACAAACTGCCCATCCACAGAGGTAACAGGAAGCAAGAAACCGAGTTTCCTAAATGAAAATGGGCGCATTAGCTTCATAAATTCTTCGACTTTCTTTGTTCTCAAACAGCGCAgcaaattctttttatcaggACAACCAAGCTCATTTATTATCCAATCGTAATCCGAAGAATCCGGAGAATGAAAGGCAAAGTTGCTGTTAGCATTTCCACTTTGTATGATAGCTTTGTGGAAAAGCCCTGCAGACATGGGCGACATAATATGAAAGTGAACACTCGCGCCGCCCGCACTTTCGCCAAATATGGTCACACTGTTCGGGTCCCCACCAAAGTTACCAATATTCTGATGCACCCATTTAAGAGCCTGTACTTGGTCTAGATACCCATAATTCCCAGCGAGGTCTGTGCCAGAAATATACAGGAAGCCAAACAAAGCGAGGCGGTGGTTAAGCGTTACCACGATGATGTCATTGTGTGACGAAAGCACGGAGCTATGATACCAGTTCCCAGACCCTACGTAATTACCGCCGCCATGTAGCCAGACCATGACGGGCAGCCTGTGGTGAGAATGCGCAGGACGGTAGATGTTTAGGTAAAGACAGTCCTCTGAGACTGTATCTGGAataacacaaagcaaagattTC
The DNA window shown above is from Nematostella vectensis chromosome 15, jaNemVect1.1, whole genome shotgun sequence and carries:
- the LOC5502680 gene encoding neuroligin-4, X-linked isoform X2, with translation MVWLHGGGNYVGSGNWYHSSVLSSHNDIIVVTLNHRLALFGFLYISGTDLAGNYGYLDQVQALKWVHQNIGNFGGDPNSVTIFGESAGGASVHFHIMSPMSAGLFHKAIIQSGNANSNFAFHSPDSSDYDWIINELGCPDKKNLLRCLRTKKVEEFMKLMRPFSFRKLGFLLPVTSVDGQFVPDDPRNLQQTHQFNNLTSIMIGFTKDEAKFLSNDLNPMTFELFEKIVQHLHLYGDCEIVKKAVLHRYKNHTNPQENMYENIARLFGDMAYFAPSVLTADSFSSAGIPTYMYQFSHRSSFSNFPEWLGVPHFDELQYLFGSPWQPNPRLDSASRIPDGLVTWPRYTSARQEYINIGLAPSIHHHFQADRIAFWNKFVPLLAKHCREKENKK
- the LOC5502680 gene encoding acetylcholinesterase isoform X1, coding for MVWLHGGGNYVGSGNWYHSSVLSSHNDIIVVTLNHRLALFGFLYISGTDLAGNYGYLDQVQALKWVHQNIGNFGGDPNSVTIFGESAGGASVHFHIMSPMSAGLFHKAIIQSGNANSNFAFHSPDSSDYDWIINELGCPDKKNLLRCLRTKKVEEFMKLMRPFSFRKLGFLLPVTSVDGQFVPDDPRNLQQTHQFNNLTSIMIGFTKDEAKFLSNDLNPMTFELFEKIVQHLHLYGDCEIVKKAVLHRYKNHTNPQENMYENIARLFGDMAYFAPSVLTADSFSSAGIPTYMYQFSHRSSFSNFPEWLGVPHFDELQYLFGSPWQPNPRLDSASRYSLVERGLSSYVMALWTGFAKDRIPDGLVTWPRYTSARQEYINIGLAPSIHHHFQADRIAFWNKFVPLLAKHCREKENKK